ACAAAGCGAGGGTTTTGCGAAGAGCGTGAGCGAAATCCAAGCCATAGAAAGATACAGAAAGTGTACCGATAGAGAGAGGTACACAGAGAGGAAGCTGAGCTAAGCTGCTACTCCTTGTGAAGGCCGAGTCGGAGCTAGGGTTTCGAATTCATTGACCAAGGTAAAGAATTACACGCCTCGATTGTAATTATTGCTTCTCTttttgcattttaatttttgtgatatttattaATTTCCGATTATTAGCGTCATTAATCACCCTGCCCGAAagcattaattataattatttcttttgtataatTCTCAAATTTGTTTATCTTCTTATCACGTCTGAAACGTGCCATCAGCCCAAGGATTCTTCGTCCTCTTGTTTCTGCTATTTTTGAATTCTAGGGTTTTGGTGCTCTATGCCTATGttaatttgtgttttttttttttttttgccttttttggGAGTGTATTATTGTAGAGAAGATGAAAGTGTTTCTGTATGGTTTCGAGCTGTTTGGTTTAGAAATATGCTTGCTTTTGATCTAGCAAGTCTGAGTTTTGTTAATGTTCCATTCACATATAGcttgttttttgggttttgatatGTTGACCCTGCGGTCGATTCAGGATTGAATCACCTTTTTCTTGGCGGTTCAGTTTCAACTTTCTCGACATTTCAAGGCATTAAAATATCAGGTGATTTGAATTCTTTTAAATGTTTGGacttctttcatttccttttgaagTTTTCCACTTCATTATTTTTCcctaattaaaaattttgtgaactTCAGCCAAAATGATTTGGCAGAGTGGAAACTATTTGTAAATGATAGGTTTGAATGAacctcaatctttttttttttgatcgatGGACATGCAGGTGtgttttgttataaatgcgaGCCTGattcagtctttttttttttttttttttttctttgccttgTATTCTTGTTAATAGTTTCATTTGAAAGAACAGGACTTTCGAACATTAGAACGTGGTTTGCAACATATATTGACAGATGTTATTATACTTGGTATTTCTTTATTGGGCTTACACGCAACACAGGAATGTTGTCTTCTTCAGTAGTTGACAGATTAAAGTTAAggaaaaaagttttcattttatttgcatGGTTTATTTGTTACATACAGGGAAAGACACAAATGACTAAACCTGCAAAAGCCCGAAAAAGGTAGCTGAGAATTAATATTCAAAGAGCCCAAGAAAGTCTCCCACAAACATAATTTGTTTATTAACCTATGGGGTACATATCGTCTCAACACCTCCTAGAAAGTCATTGGACAACTGATGATCTAATCTGACATTTTAGTTTAGCAGCTCTTATTTACCAAGCATGATAAAAGCCCAATATTTACCAAGAGAACCTAAATCAGATCTTTTAATTTGGGGTCTGTAATGTCACATTGTCCAAAGGCAACAGCACAGTTATATTATGCATGGAATTCAATTGTGGCTGACAACCAGTTCCTGCATTACTATGGCTGCTTTTGGTAGGACCATTAGTAATGAATGTGCTCTAGAAGTCATCGTCCTTGTGTAAAATGTGATCAACTTTCgtcccttttaaaaaaaaaaatctctaaaaccCTTTTGTGGGGTTAGTTAGTTCTTGTGAaggtttttaattttgttgggTTTGGCCTTGCATTTGTGTGGAGTCATAGTCTCTGTTAACTTATTCTTATCCCATATATGGTATATGGTCTTCTTATGTATGTCTATTAGTATAGTTCTGGCAGCTTTTCTGTTCATTCTACTTTCTGATTGGGCAAATTTATTACGTTTTTATTATTCTTGGATTTTGTATAAAGgcttaatttcttttgaagttgTGTAATCAATGAATGCCCTTGTACTTTTCTGAGTTTTTTGACTTCATCATTTATGTTCGTCTTTAACATGTTAGCTGCTTCAAGTTGTTTGTACTTTGTAGTATGTTGCCAAAGTTGCTTGGTAACTTGACCATTTATCATCAGGTCACAGATGCCTCATCTCAAGACCCTTAGCTTTTTGTCCCTTGTTTAATTTGAATTAGATCAGAACTTTGTTTAGTTAATGGTAACTAGGTGGGCTCagttgtatacttcctgtgtactaggggctatgcctatttacttttttcaacaAAACTTTAATTTAcctgtcaatttttttttttttttttggtttagttAATGTTCAAGGTTGCCGTGTATGGGGCATTATACTGTAAAATTTCTGTTTTCCAAATTTGTAAACTGGCAATGAAACAAATAGGAAAGTCAACTGTATCTGACTGATAGAAATGTGCCAAAAAGTAAGTATACTTGTTTCAAGTGCTCACATGACTTATTGAAGGTGTGATGACTTGAACTAATCTTATCCAGTTAAACTACCCAAATTACCACCAAAATAAATGTGTACCTTGTGATGCTTTCAAAAAATGCTTTAATCCGCATCAATGGATATGCAAATACTAATGCTCCTGctcatgtattattattttctcgtGTTTCATCCTCTCATGAGTTTTGGacttctttaaataaataattttgtggAGATGAGtacttttttatgaatatatacTTTGAAAACTCTTTTGGCATCTCATCCAGGAGGAGGAACAAAGTAGGGATTGAAGTTGATTTTTCCtaatttgttgattgaattCCTAACTAGGTTAGTTTATTTCCCTAATCGATCTCTCCCTTGGCAGTTGACTCAAATCTTTTAAGATCAACAGTTTTTTTTGGGACACTTGCCGAGTTAAACATTATTGTTGTGAAAAGATTAACTTGTTGATAAGTATCGCTAAACTAGCATGATAggcgatgctcttgtatatgtcccgtatacttgggcctTTGTCTACTTTATgctcaataaatatttatttatcgataaaaaaatatttggttggTTTTGGTTGGTGTTATGTTTTTCGTAGTAGATTTAATGTTTGTAATTTATTGATCACGGCTGAGGCTTTTTCCTGGTGTCCAATTAATCTGCAAATGCTGGATACACTTAAAAAGTCAAAGTTAGTGTTGTGATTTGCAAGCTCTGCCAACCAGTTTATTTGAAAAGACTCAAATTGCAAAGATGATTGTGTTACTGGAACTTGATTGGTTGAACATTTTATTAGGCCTGCTTAGGTTTCTTGTTACACCCCCTTTGGGTGAAAGTAATTTGGGGATGACTTATTGTTGTGGTTGGGAGGGTTAtgattatagtaattttatgcTCTGCAGGTAATTGGTGAACACTGTCCTGAGATTTTACTGCAGTTTCCAATGGGTAAAAAAGCATCAGCATGTCTCAAGGATTTATTTGATGCTTGGAAACTTGGTGTTTGAAGCAGGATGACTCTGGAGGATTTCTTTACCTTGACTGAGATGAAAGATGGGCTCACTGCCCCATCTCGAGTTGCAGAACTACTCAATGTAATGCAGAAGGAGAAAGATTCTGTCATGAAGAATGTTGGTGATGCAACCAGGCAGTGGGCTGCTGTTGCAAGTACTATTGCTGCCACTGAGAATAAAGATTGTCTTGATCTTTTTATTCAGTTAGATGGGCTTGGGTATATTGATGGATGGTTGAAGGATGCTCAAAATTTTGGTAATGACACAAGTGACAGTTTCTTGGAAGAGTCAATCACTGCTCTGCTACGAGCACTTGAAAAGCTTCAAATAGACAATGAGAGATCAATATCTTCAGGGATTTGGATTACTGTCAAGAATCTTCTTGGCCACAATAGCTCTAAGGTTCAGGATAGAGCAAGAATTTTATTTGATAGCTGGAAGCAGGGTGAGGATTCTGATTCAATTCTCCAGAATGTTGAGGATAAAAGTAGAAGGCTTGCTGAAGAGGACGGTGGGCAATCTACTTTAGATAATCCCATCACCAGAGGAAGtgttaatgaagaaaataacgTGTTAGAACATGCCAAAGATGAAATTTTGCCATTGAGAAGATCAGATGAGCTTCAGCCAGAAAAGAGTGAAGATGCACAGGTTCCAACTCATAATGATCAGCCTGGTTCCCACAAAAAACTGGACCATGAGGATGCTAAAGATGGAAATCCTGACCATTTAGCCTCCTTGTCaaacacactacaagaaaatccTTCTATAAAGGAAGTATTGCCCATACATGCTGCAGAAGGAACCACTTCTACTGGGGCTTGTGGGGTTCCAGTTACAAAGCAGTGCACTGATGATGCGGTACTTTCTGACGTTTTAAAGTTGAATGAGCAATCTAAAAACGAAAAGCAGGTccacaaatttgaaaattcttcaGATAAGTTGGGCATGGCAGAGATCTCTTCTACCTCTGATGCATCAGAATCTGGAGGTGCTTGTACAGGTGATGATGACGCAAGTATGCAGAAGATTGTGAGGGAACCTGCTTTGCAGAACAGTGTTGCTGCAGGTGAGAGAGATATCTGTTCAAAAATCAGTGCAGTTGGTGATGTGAAGACACCTTCTTCTGATTCTAAGAGTGGGTTAGATGATACAAGAGTTATAAAGCATTGCAGTGGAAACATATTCAAGACTACTGGTCAAGGCAGTGAATGTTGTTCTAATGCTCTTCAGGACTTGTCTGCAAATGGAGGTATTTCAGGAAAAGCTGAGGATTTAGATACTAGTTTCTCTAGGATGGAAGACACTGTTGAAGCTGACGAAGATAAGGAGCATACAAGTGATGATGGCGATGATTTAATGAAAGCTTCTGATTTTCCTAAAGCAGCAATGGATATCAAGAATCCTGATGTGATTGACAAAAGAAGGTTCAATATTGAACGCGAGTATGGAATAGTCGATGCCCTAGAAGTTGCTCGGCTGGTTGCTcaagaagtagagagagaggTGGTGGATTATAGAGAACCTTTCAGCAGCTCGTCTTCAGAGAAAACATCAGAAGGTGGGATCAGGCAGCCAGATAGCCCAGACTCTATAAATGGAAAGCATGAGGTCCCAATAGATGAACCACAAGAGGAGGTACCAACAATACCAACTGGGCAAAGTCATTCTGTGGAGACAAATCTTGAAGGGGATGAAGGCTCAATTAATTCAGCTAATCTGGACAATGGACCAGAAAATTCCACTCATGATATGGAGTCCTCTCAGGTGACTGAAGCGGCTCAAGAACCAGAGGTTAACATAGAGAAGGGCCCGTGTGACTTTGATCTGAATCAAGAAGTATCCTCTGATGAAACAGATTGTCCAGCAAATTCCTCTACACCGATTTCTTTGGTTGCTGCTTCAAGGCCGACAGCAGTTCCTGGATTACCTGTAGCCCCTTTGCAGTTTGAGGGGAgtcttggatggaaaggaaGTGCTGCTACTAGCGCTTTCCGCCCAGCATCTCCCCGCAGAAATCTAGATGGTGATAGGATGACTCTTTCAATTGGAGGAACTAATGATGCTTCAAAACAGAGGCATGATTGCCTTGACATTGATTTGAATGTGGCTGAAGGTGGAGATGAGTTGGGAAAACAAATTCCTGCATCATCTGGCCTTCCTTCTGGGGAATCTTCAGTTGAAGTGGGCTCAATGAGATCAGGGAGGCTAAAGTTGGATTTGAACTGTATTGGTGATGATGGGGATGCTCCAATTCTGGATACAATTATGGGAGAACAGCTCTTCAACAACCGCAATAACCATCGCAGCCCATCTCCTGCCTCGTCATCTTCATCAATGCAGCCTTTTTTTAGGAACATTGATTTGAACGATAGACCTAATATTCACAGTGACACTTTGGATCACGGGCCTAGCAAGTCTTCTCAATTTGTAAATGAATATGGAGGACCTAAACCATATGCTCCTGTTATTTCTCTCATGGGCACCAGAGTGGAAGTCAataggaaagatttcacctctcaAACTCCATCTTTGCCAAATGGCAAGTCTACAGAGCCTACAATGGATGCTAGCAAGACTAGAGCAGGGGGTGTTTTGGGGATGGGTCCTACAATGTCTTATACCCATTCTCCTGTTTTTGGGAACATGGGATTGACAACAGGACCCACCATGTCTTTCTCCCCAGCTATTTATGGAGCTGCTGGCTCAATCCCCTATATGATGGATTCTAGAGGAGCCACCGTTGTCCCACAAATTGTGGGGTCTGCATCAGCTGTTCCGCCTGCCTACCCACAGCCAGCATTCATCATGAGCATGAGTGGTGTACAGCAGCCAGGTATAAGCAATGCTGGACGGTCTCGCCCAAATTTTGACCTGAATACTGGGTTCATGATGGAGGGAGGGAATAGAGAATCGGGGGGTTTGAGGCAGCTTTTCATTCCTGGTCCAGCCAGGTCTATGGAGGAGCACCTGAGAACCAACCTACAACAACCCTCTACAAGCTCTGGGAATGGTGCTAAAAGAAAGGAACCAGATAGTGCATGGGAACCCTACCCATTTAACCATAAACAACAGCAGCCTCCGTGGAAATAGAAGCGTTTTATTTGCCTATGCTTCTTCCTTTCTGTGAATCAGTTCATAAATCCGACCAAGCAAATTGATGCTTCAATGCCTCGAATGATCCAGAATATTAGGTGAGCCATTGGCTTTAGTGGGACTGTGGGAGGGGAAGGATAACTGAATAAAGCCAGGGGAATTGTGAATGTAATATGATTCTTGCCATTAATTGCTGAAGGGAAAAAGTTAGGTTTAATGTTTTAACTTTGATTTACTCTCTTTTCTGTGTTTCATAGATGGCCATCGTAGTCATGGAAGGCTTGGTACATTTAGCTGTAATTTCTCTCTATATCACAGAAATTTATAGGAACTATGTCTTTTTCGTTGTTTTATGGTGCTCCCATTCAAGTTTCAAGAGAATAAATCGAGTTCACGTTACACGTATGGCTTTTCTAAGTAGTTTATCTGTCACGATCTTAACTGCTAGAATTTTCTGGACACGGGGCCTGAAAATTTCACTTTTGGAATCGGTTCTGCTGGAAACCGCATGGAAAGTATTCGAGTTTCATCTGACACCTAATTGACAGCTCTCCTGGCTGGGATCCAGGCGAACATCGGTGcaactttaaataataattcTGGTCTACGATCTGGCGGTGGTAGGTCTAGACTAGACTTAATATTGCAGGGAGAACAAAATAAATCTCAAGTTCCATATATGTTTGGAAACCTCAACCTTTTCTTCTTTACTGCTAATGTTACACTTGACGTTACAtcgtaataatttataaaacaaacaaaatgatgataataaatGTCCAAATGAAAATTCCATAGAAAGTCCATTCCGTCGCACAGAGGTATGTTATAGGAAATCTTAGCCACCGACTTGATAGTGCTACCCGCGCTCGTACCTGgagaaagaaattgaataaCAGTGAGTTTTCCCATGCAGCAAGCATTGTGGCATTAACATTATCAATGCAAATTCCCTGACTATAAATGATACAACGGTAAGTATACTTAAGATCCCAAACAATGGGCGAAGATACCTGGCAACGGCTCCACCACAAAAGCATCTAAACATAGTcctcaattaaaatataaactagAAAGGCGAAAAGGACTGCAAGCTAAATCATATACCTTGACTTGCTCTTAAACGAacttttggattttttcttGGGTGCACTGACGTTTCTTTTTCTGCTCTCTCGCCCATGTCACTCTGGAATAGCTCCCGCATCTGTTCTCTTCTTGATCGAGTTTTTTGGGTTAGAGGTTTTGATTTCTTACTGGTCTTCTTCACAATCTTGCCAGCATCCTGCGCCCTCTTTTTAGCCTTCACTGCTTTTGCCCGTCGGTATAACCCACATCGACAAGTGACTTTCTagtcttttctttattaattttcccATTACCCTGCAGTTCTTCAAATTAGACAGTGTGCGCCACCTTATAACAAACTTAATAAAACCTCCTACACTTAAATGTAAGGTAACAAAAGAGCAACAAAAAAGCTGTAGTTGATAATAATATCACTTGAAAGGGCAAGTAAGGCAATTGTGTTGACACAAAGAAGCGGAAGTAACCTTGGACAAAAATCAGCTCAGATATTGAGTTATAAAGATCGATTAACAGAAGATAGGCCACAGATCACAGAGAAAGTTGTGCGAGAGTGGATGCATGTGCCAATGTAGCATAGATAATGTTTATAAATGTTACAATGTAAGAATCATATAGACATAAATTTTGAATTGCTGGCATGCCTAATAAACACAGGCAGATCGAAAGGCTGCACCAAAATTTGAcaatggaaattaaaaaaaaaaatctagcaaAATTTTCATTACTCTTTAGGTTACAATATCCAATTATGCACATTCTTCATAGTACTACGCATAGGTTTAGTCATCCACTTGTCCCAGAAAGcttctgattcttttttttgttaatcCAGACAATTTTTGTGTTGCTAAAAGCTGctttttaataagataaaagtatgagaactattcaatatttatgGGAATCaacaaatacacacacacacacagaaaCAGGAGAAACATACTTCTAAtttgttaatttgatttttatccTCCAACATTTCTCTTTCCAATTTTTTACGCTTCTTCGAGGCAAAATTTTCTATTCAGCATATAGCATTCAAGAAGCATGAGTCATGTTGTATATCAACAAAACTTTTCAcaaaaatcatcaaataaacAAGCTCAGATACACAAGATATAAGCACCTCACGCTCTTGCttccttttttccttcattttgaggtcTTTGGCCTGTTGGACACTGATTAAGTCTTTTCCaggattgttttctttttccaaagaTGCCTGTTGATAATTTTGCAGATGCCATGTCTCAGTCATCTGCAAATGGAAGTGTTTGGAAAGAGAGGACTCCACTGGAGATAAGACAATacaaggggaaagaaaaagtagagagggAAGTTCTGGAAAGAAGCATGGGGGCAGGGGGCAAATAGAGAGGGAGACAGATGTTCACCATAAAAAATGGCTAGCTATAGTTTAAGAAAATAGTGCTCAGATTCGAACGCTAGGATCACACTGTAGAAGGACCTCGAAAATAGAATACCCAtttgctttatatataataacaaaatttCACAGAAGATCAAAAGAAAAGGGCAAACCCTAGTAAAGGAGAATATACAAGATACAAAAAGTAAAACCCAGTCTGACCAACAAGGGCTGCATGGGAATTTGAATATCCAGCAGAGAACAAAACACTATTTGTCTAAACACCCTTTTGGAGAAGTGATGTAAAAAATGACATTACTGGGGAGAAGGTCTTCTGGAGccataaaattttattgcatCATATAGAAacgatattttttataagagtaCAGAAGCAATCAAGTAGTATTGGAACTGCAACACCTATCATGCAGAGACATTAAGCACAATTGCTCCCTccaggtccaaggttcaaatcctcttggctacaaacaatttctaggggccatcggactgggggaacttccccttgaattatccgaggtgcacttgcaggagtttccttgccaagggcctgtgcacccccgggattagtcgggactttgttctcggGCCTGTTGCGGGAGATTCCAACAAGTCACGTACTAGTCAAGAATTTATTTctgttcaaaattttgaaaaataataaaaaaaaggagttgATTATAAATAACCTTTGCAGCATTCACGACAagcttcttctctttttctgtaACAAACCAGGTCTTTTTGGGCCGTGAATAAATTTCATCCTTATATGCAATCATATTTTCAGCATGTTCACATCATAGAGGTGCACCAACTTATGTCAGCTAAAAAGATATCTGAACGATCAACTAATCACAATTaaccaaagaaaaatcagattACAAGGGATACTTTGGAAGTGAGAATACAGAGCTTCAAAACGCTGACTTTGTCAAAATAATAGAAAGATCACatacaaatattcaactcatttatcaTGGAAGTACAACTGTATACAAATGATTTCAAGTGAAAAGTAGCACATATGTAAATTTACAAACCTTTGTTGCTTCCATTTCAGCTTTTCGTAGGGCTCTCTCTTCACTGTATATATTCAAAATCTCTTCTTGAAGAACTGCAGCCACTTGATCTTCCATGTGCTCAATTATCTCAGACCACTTAGTTATTGATTGCTCAGCAACAATTCGACTCTTCAGCTTTGAATCAGCTCTCTTAGCCTACcaaatcagaatcagaattcAGGTAAATCTTATTCAGGGTTTTGTGAATGCATCAATTTtgtattgctctctctctctctctctagtggATGGAAGAAAACCTCAAGAAAATTCTCAATAGGGGAAATTTGTTTTAAGAATGATTATgcaattaatataaaagaaactaTAAAGAGCAAAACTTCTGATAGATGGTTGGGAAAAAAGAAGATTGACTAATTAAAGGTGACAACCAGTTGTAAAACTGAGAAATATGGAGCTGAAGTAGTTATGAGGAGCAAGGTTTTAaatcaagaaagaagaaaaaagaagatgagagagggagagagagagagagagagagagagagagttttccAACAAATTAACTGGAACAACTAAGGAGTccacctcttttcttttgaaaaaaaagaaaatacaaagaagCTTTCCTTAATGCTAAAGTAGACTATCCTACTTATCTTCCAGATGATAAAATCCTTATCAGGATATGAGGAAGAGAACGATGCTCACAATGTCTTTCAAAAGAGATCTGTCATTATCTGTTAGAAATGTAACAGCATATCCTTCCCTACCAGCTCTTGCTGTACGACCAACACAATGAACATAGCTGCACAAAGGAACAAAAGACTGAAATGGTTTTCACCAGGATGCAGAAAGTGAGCTCCCAATTATGCATCATATCGCAACATTGATAAGGGTTAAGTATCTACCTGGTAACATCCTGAGGACATGCATAATTTATAACCATTTGAACACCTATGATATCAAGTACCTATGAAAGGCAAGCAACAAATAGTGTCACCAAAAcaataaagtttattattatcCAACTTAGTACCACTTGAGATCTTTTAGGCTTTTACTTATGCCTGCAAAAAGCATGGAGAGgaaaaaaggaagggaaaagacAAAGGCTTATAAATTCATCCATTAATTTAACACCCTACCCCCACCATATGAGGGAAGAGAAAGAGGCTACAATAATTGATTAAAGAGTTGATATTATCGAACAAAAATGTGAAATCATGAGAACTCTTaagagagaagaagataaaCAAGTTTGAGAGTTTGTTCTCACACGAGTAGCTACATAGTTGCAATAAGGAAATCAACTTCCTGCTTTCTGAAGAGTTCCAAAGCCTACAAAGCACAGCCATAATATAGATTCATAAAACCAAAAGGATAGGCATGCAAGATAAAGCATTCTCTAAAAAGCTTCAAGATTTTAGTacaataagaatatgattatctCTACCTAAGAGTGATGTAACGAATccagaaaaacaaaatgcactTCATAGAAGATACTCACATCAAGGCGCTGGACTTGTGTAAGATTTCCGTGAAGCTCGGCAGCTTTAAGACCAGCTAATCCAAATAGAATCTTCAACCGATGTGCAGCCTGTTTTGTTCCGCAGGAGCTAAGGTAAGTCTGTAAAGTTTAAAAGCTCAAAACTTGATTGAATGTAATGGGGAAACAGGATTGATTGAAACTGCAAAGCAATGCCATCTCACCGGGCTCACACTGTGTCATAATATAATAGTCTACTCTAGACTGAAAAAAATGTgtatttataacaatattttaccatATACTTATGCAGCTTTAGATAAATTCATCCCAACATGACGATTTCACAGTTAGATACAATTTAGGCAACAATCAAACTCACCATTCACACATGAAGACaataaggccttgtttggatttagaaagtgtttcatctcatcacatcacatcattacaactttcccaaattttcacaaaaaatataataaaca
This genomic interval from Juglans microcarpa x Juglans regia isolate MS1-56 chromosome 4D, Jm3101_v1.0, whole genome shotgun sequence contains the following:
- the LOC121261417 gene encoding uncharacterized protein LOC121261417, whose amino-acid sequence is MTLEDFFTLTEMKDGLTAPSRVAELLNVMQKEKDSVMKNVGDATRQWAAVASTIAATENKDCLDLFIQLDGLGYIDGWLKDAQNFGNDTSDSFLEESITALLRALEKLQIDNERSISSGIWITVKNLLGHNSSKVQDRARILFDSWKQGEDSDSILQNVEDKSRRLAEEDGGQSTLDNPITRGSVNEENNVLEHAKDEILPLRRSDELQPEKSEDAQVPTHNDQPGSHKKLDHEDAKDGNPDHLASLSNTLQENPSIKEVLPIHAAEGTTSTGACGVPVTKQCTDDAVLSDVLKLNEQSKNEKQVHKFENSSDKLGMAEISSTSDASESGGACTGDDDASMQKIVREPALQNSVAAGERDICSKISAVGDVKTPSSDSKSGLDDTRVIKHCSGNIFKTTGQGSECCSNALQDLSANGGISGKAEDLDTSFSRMEDTVEADEDKEHTSDDGDDLMKASDFPKAAMDIKNPDVIDKRRFNIEREYGIVDALEVARLVAQEVEREVVDYREPFSSSSSEKTSEGGIRQPDSPDSINGKHEVPIDEPQEEVPTIPTGQSHSVETNLEGDEGSINSANLDNGPENSTHDMESSQVTEAAQEPEVNIEKGPCDFDLNQEVSSDETDCPANSSTPISLVAASRPTAVPGLPVAPLQFEGSLGWKGSAATSAFRPASPRRNLDGDRMTLSIGGTNDASKQRHDCLDIDLNVAEGGDELGKQIPASSGLPSGESSVEVGSMRSGRLKLDLNCIGDDGDAPILDTIMGEQLFNNRNNHRSPSPASSSSSMQPFFRNIDLNDRPNIHSDTLDHGPSKSSQFVNEYGGPKPYAPVISLMGTRVEVNRKDFTSQTPSLPNGKSTEPTMDASKTRAGGVLGMGPTMSYTHSPVFGNMGLTTGPTMSFSPAIYGAAGSIPYMMDSRGATVVPQIVGSASAVPPAYPQPAFIMSMSGVQQPGISNAGRSRPNFDLNTGFMMEGGNRESGGLRQLFIPGPARSMEEHLRTNLQQPSTSSGNGAKRKEPDSAWEPYPFNHKQQQPPWK